The Fulvivirga maritima genome segment GCCAGCTTGGGTAGATATTTTTTCTTTTGCTCTTCAGAACCGAACTTGTAAATAGGGTACATGACCAATGAACCTTGTACTGAGGCAGTAGAACGCATGCCGGAGTCTCCTCTCTCTATTTCCTGCATAATGAGGCCATAAGAAATGTAATCCAATCCGCCTCCTCCATATTGCTCGGGGATAGTGGGGCCAAAAGCACCGATATCTCCAAATTTCTTCACAATATCATAAGGGAAATAAGCTTCCTGACACCATTGCTCTATAAATGGAGTAATTTCCTTCTTTACAAAATCACGAATAGAAGCTCTTATTAACAAGTGCTCTTCGGTGAGTAAATCATCTACTAAATAGAAGTCCGGAGATTCAAAGAAATCGTTTGCAGCCTTTTTTCCGGCAAAATGATTATGAGATTTGTCAGACATATAAAGGGAGATTTGGGTTATTCAGTTTTAAGTATCAAATTTACACAACAATAGCCACAAATCTCAATATCAAAAATGCAGAAGTCGGAAATAGATCCGAAAATCCTGGAGCAAGTCAGGAAGTTGGAAGAGAAGTACGAAGCCATGGGCCAGGACCTCGCATCTTATCTGGACGGGCTTTTGTATTCTGACTACACTACCTATTGGGATTATATTCATCTAGACACACTGCTTAGCCTGCAAACCCCAAAGACAGGTCTTGAAGATGAAATGGTTTTTATTATCTATCATCAGCATTCTGAGCTGTTCTTTAAGCTTATACTATGGGAGCTAGAGCAAATTGGTAGAAATGAAGACCTTACTGAGGCATTTTTTATTCAGAAAATAGAGCGTGTAAACAGGATTTTTAAACAGCTGGCAGATTCTTTTTCTATTATGATTGAAGGGCTGGATAAAGAGCAATTTCTTAAATTTCGCACCGCACTTCTTCCTGCTAGCGGCTTTCAATCGGCTCAATATCGCCTTATTGAAATGACTTCTACCTCGCTCAATAATCTGATAGATGCAGAAGAAAGACCTTCTTTTAAAGATGAAGAAGACCTAGAAGAGCTTCTTAAGCATATTTACTGGAAACGTGCAGCTTTAGAGCTTTCTTCAGG includes the following:
- a CDS encoding tryptophan 2,3-dioxygenase family protein, with the translated sequence MQKSEIDPKILEQVRKLEEKYEAMGQDLASYLDGLLYSDYTTYWDYIHLDTLLSLQTPKTGLEDEMVFIIYHQHSELFFKLILWELEQIGRNEDLTEAFFIQKIERVNRIFKQLADSFSIMIEGLDKEQFLKFRTALLPASGFQSAQYRLIEMTSTSLNNLIDAEERPSFKDEEDLEELLKHIYWKRAALELSSGKKTLTLQQFEEKYTEFFISRAKAYKHKNIEAIFNDKFSKENHQLVDLLKEFDYLANVYWPLTHYKSAVKHLHKDESDIAATGGTNWQKYLPPRFQKVIFFPELWSEAEKKEWGKSWVLKEALGKKD